Proteins co-encoded in one Oreochromis aureus strain Israel breed Guangdong linkage group 3, ZZ_aureus, whole genome shotgun sequence genomic window:
- the LOC116335938 gene encoding ladderlectin-like, with product MKLLLVSVLLCAVMVLTPAAFLTDKVDSSGAGDLIPTGISDQVNMSSCCPHGWTRFNRRCFVYIPTAMNWAHAERKCRSMGAHLASVHSSSEYHLIQKLTGPYGYKTTWIGGTNASGKHVWSWTDGSCFSYTHWCPGEPNNACGNQHCLQINYSGSKCWDDLQCDSRLPSICARKISRHLG from the exons ATGAAGCTGCTGCTTGTGTCTGTACTTCTTTGTGCAGTGATGGTTCTGACCCCTGCTGCTT TTCTTACAGATAAAGTTGACAGCAGTGGTGCAGGGGATTTAATTCCAACAG GAATAAGTGACCAGGTCAACATGTCCTCTTGTTGTCCTCATGGTTGGACTCGGTTCAATCGTCGCTGCTTTGTCTATATTCCAACAGCCATGAACTGGGCTCACGCTGAG AGAAAGTGCAGGTCCATGGGGGCCCACCTTGCATCTGTGCACAGCAGCAGCGAGTACCATCTGATTCAGAAGCTGACTGGCCCTTATGGCTACAAAACTACTTGGATTGGAGGAACTAATGCATCTGGG AAACATGTTTGGTCGTGGACTGATGGGAGCTGTTTCAGCTATACACACTGGTGCCCAGGAGAGCCTAATAATGCCTGTGGCAATCAGCATTGTCTGCAGATAAATTATAGTG GTTCCAAGTGTTGGGATGATCTGCAGTGTGACTCACGTCTGCCATCTATCTGTGCCAGGAAAATCTCAAGACACCTGGGCTGA